A window of Lonchura striata isolate bLonStr1 chromosome 2, bLonStr1.mat, whole genome shotgun sequence genomic DNA:
ATCAGCTGACAGATTTTGCTGAATATGTTCAGTTATAAACCTTATTTCATCTGTTGAACTGGACTAATGAGTCAGAGCAAAAAGTGAAATTAAGAGAATTTAGAGAGCAAACATAGAGTGTGCCTAAACTCCCTTTGGTAGAGACTGCACTTATCAGAAATCCAAGCCCTACGAAAATGAATATTCAAGATTGTAACATTTACCAGAGTTTTCCTGAAAGCCACGAAAGCTTAGTAGGCTACTGGACAAAAGGAATACTGTTTTCTCTGTTTGTGCCTGCTGTTCCTGAGTGGCTCGAACAATTAGGTATATACTGGGATGTCTCATCTGCTTTTCCCAGAAACAAAATAGCTGCCAACCCCCTGAACTGCCATTAGGATTAGACATGACTCAGGCATCTATTGACTCAGACATGTCAAGTTAAGCAGTTCTGCTTCCCCCATCAGCAGGCACTTGGACCCCTGTGGAAGCAGTAGAAAGGACCTGGAGCCATTAGAGCTATAGTCACCTCTGTCATTAGATGTTGCATAGTTGCCCAAGGTCTCCCTGAAGCCTTGGGAGGATCTGGATGCTGACTCTGAACCTTGCCCCAGATGGAAGTGCCTGTTGAGGGAATGGTGTTCTCAGGACCTCTCCAAAACACTTTGCACACCAATCAATAACTATTGTAAGAAATGAGAAGCTTCATTTTACAGATGCACAGAGTTTCAGGGTCCAGTCTGGGGACATGGGAAAACTGTATTGCTTTTGCATTACCAGAGCACTCTGCAAACCCACCTCCATCCACGACCTGAAATTCTATAGGACACAATGACTTCAGTATATATATTTAAGGGCTAGAAAGAGGCATTAAAATCACATGGTTGTAAAAGTTATAAATATAATGAAACAGtatttcttcccctttttttttaaagcattctaTGTGGGCACAGTTGGTTATGCTTTGTGCATGTATTACATTAACACATTTACAAGCGGACTTAAAAATATTGCCCCAAGTGTATTCCTTTATCTGGGACCATAGATATATGGTCTTTAGGCTGTGATAGACTAAAGACAGCCTTTCCAGGTCTCTTTcaaaaacagtattttaaagtTGTAGTCCTACTGATAAGTCTCTGATATTAGCTTCTTGGAGTGTGTAGCAAGAACTCACATTATTCTTCACTCATTTTCTAGCATGTATTTTGCAAGGAGACAGCCCTGAAGACTGATGGACTGGTACCATTAAGAGATTCTGTAGACCAAAATTTAGGTGCAGATTTAGTTGTTAATCACATCAGtctcaatttaaaaaacaaatggccttttaaaaaagcaaactgcACTGTTGCATTGCAGTATATGCAAGACATTCGTCAAATGCAGATTCTTTAATCAACAGATGAAGGACCACTGAGTCTTTTGTAGTTATATTTACCTAAAAGTCAACTTGCTCAGCCCCACTATTAAAAGCTCCAAATCATCTCTCTGtgttaaaactgaaaataactTGTTGTATTTCAGTATTCTAAAATATAACCCATTTTCCTTGAAGCCAAAAATAGATAGTAAGGATATGGTTATTTCTGTGGTTACAGCACTGGGTTGCATTgatggcaaaaataaaaaggtccATTGGATAATGCAACACAGTTCTATTAAGCCTgattaatcttttaaaaaataattttgagatgACTGTTCAAAGTCAGTGCCACAACTGAAAGCCTGAAATAATGTAACATGTTTATAACACAGTCTGAGTTCAATTTTTTTGTGGAAATTTTTAAAGCTTGCTTTAGCTAGAAACCAATGTTTTCAATATTATTctaaatacaaaaattattCCTACTCCCTCTGCTCTCAGTCTCTTTCATCAGAGAACTTTGTTTGACAATGTCTAACAGATTTTCAGTTAGGTTTACTCATGTTACCTAAGTGAGAAACCACTGCTTTCTTCTTGCTTTGTACTGCTTTTTTCCCTGATTGGATTCCTTAAGCAgagaaaaactaagaaaaactAGATGGAAGGTGTCATtttaacaaaacagaaacatttatcTTCAACAGTCAATAGTAACAgtcaaatttaaatattttcttgagtGATCATAGATTCTCTATTGTATTTTATTGgaatgagaaagaaaaccacaatTATAACTGTACAAGCATGACTTTGCCAATATATTTAGAAAACTCATAGAAACTATACATTGAAATATTGTAATTTTAATTCACTTCACTTTATGAAGCTTAACTTCCAACTCCATTATTTTCCAATCAACTTATTCTGTAAAATGATAACTGAAATAAAACCCTTACCTCTAAACCTAGTTTCTTGTCATTTAACTATTCTGAAAATTTTCTTCAGGATTTTCCCATTCATTTACAGGAAAGATACACATTACAGAGAAAGGAACAGGATAGGGAGGGAGAGATTTCTTGGTTGTGGTGTAAGTTCTACTTTGCCTACAAACTTGCGTTATGCTTGTATAAAATTGTAAATTTACTTGTTTAGCATGCCCCTAATTCACTGGTCCTAAACATCAAACACTGGCAATGTTTGTACTGATAAAGAACATTTAGTGACAAAGATAAGCACGTACCATCTGGCGGCAAGTTGTACTTGCAAACATGTAAGATGTAAAGCTCTCCTCTACTTGTTGAAAAAGTATGCCAATAAATATAAATTCCTAGCCAAAATTATCCCTCCATGCTTAGATAAAATAATACTGAATGGTGATGAGGGCTACTGAATAATAGATACATGTTCAGTACCAATTCTAGCCATACAACTGAATCCAAGTTCTTTAATTTCTAGTTCTGAAGGCATGAAACTCATAGAAGTTTCAATAACAGTTCACTGATCTTGTCTTCTGGAGACTCTGTTAGTGGGAAACATCCAGGCATAAAGTGGTTTCCTCTTCCTATCAGCCACTAGAACACTATAGGGATTTACATTGTTGCAACAGAGAAATGACATTTTTGGATATTCAAATCTTAAAAGCAGGCCCTTTGTGAAGCATGTTAAGTATCTACATAAGCAAACCTCCAAAGCCTGAAAATCCAGATCAGGTAACTTTGTTTGCAAAAAGCATTATACCTGCCTAAAGCTAACTATCCTAAACTGCCTGAAACTTCCTTCTATTTCCGTGCCTTACTGCATACAATTGTTAACTCTGTGAAGATGCAGCATAATGTAGTGTGGTAATCTAACAGATACTGCCAACCTCACACCTGTGTCAAACTGTAACCCAAGCCACAGACATGGACCTGGCCTGCAAGCCAATCTAAGTCACCACTTCCACTGCCTTCCACCTGGAACTGTTCAGCAGCAAAAGCTTGGCAATTAGTGTGCACTGATGACTGCACTGTTTCAAGGACAgcagaaaattcattttaaaatacctATTAAAATCTAAGAGAGAAGGgcataaaataaatatctgtACAATCATTAGGAATCTAATTTCTGTAGGGATGAAATCTTAAAAGTGTTTGGAGAACTGAGTCTCTGTTATTTACTTCCATTATTTACTTTATGAAAATAATTGTACAGCTTGACTGGAATAGTCATTGGTGAATTTAACTATGCTAATACACATCAAATCTTTGagttaaaaaaaggcaaaagccTTCAATGAACATATAAACTAAGCAAGACATGGGAATTAGGTGATTTTTCTCTCTGGCATTTCTTACCATCAAGACTAGAACACAAGTTCTTGGTTTAATGATGTTTTTAATGAATACTGAGCAATTATAGATGATgtactgaaatggaaaaaatatttactatttCAATTGCAGACATAGTCTAGTTAAAAGACAAGTACTAtgcaaaacagaaacacagTGTTAGTAGGACAGTAGTATCATTAGGTTTGAATGAAAGTTTTGTTAGCAACAGTACCCAGTACAAAGAAATTGAAGCCTTACATGCTAGTGCACTAGCTATCCAGGAAACTCTCAAACTGATAGAAAAATAATATGGTGTTAAACAAGGACTATGAACATGCTCTCTGATGAGCAGTAATCCTTTAGGGAAATAAAATgagcataaaaaaataaagcagcaaaTTAAACTGTTTGGAAGCTTATTCCTGCTTCAAACAGCTCCTAACACTTCAGGTTACCCATAACTTCAGAAACCATTTTCCACTGAGCAAAGAAGCATACTCACTATGTTGCAAAATTATGTGAAGAAACCCCACAAACTAACACATTACATCATTAAAGCCATAAGCTATGCATTTAAGAAGTACACATTGTAATGAACTTGAGTACAGCATAGACTCAGCTGtacagcacaggcacagccatATCCTTGCATGGTTTAATACAAGACCTAAAATCACAGCCCCACGaacaaattagaaataaaaagtaaGTCAGAAACATTGGCAAAGAGTGGGCCTTGGCACATAAATATGGCAGTGGTTCACTCAAGTGCCAGTAATAATTACTGTCTTCCCATGAACACTTCAATTctataaagatatttttccaCATTAGAATATTCATTCTCTAAACCAATAATCACCAtaccaatgaaaaaaaaaccaacaagcCAACCCCAAACCATAAAAAGTCAGTCACTGAGTCTGGAATCGGTTTACTCAAGCTTCAGGAAGGAAAGAGCATTTCACTCTCAGAACTTTAAACAGGCTCTGTCCTAGGACAGAACCACTTGAAGGTAAAAAAACACCATCGGAGTCGATTTGCATAGGACAGAAAGTTGACCAGCCACTTCCACAGCCCCAGAGAAGTACATATGATTTAGGAAAGCTGAGCAGAACAGAATCTCCTTTCTAATTCTCCTTACTGCTTCACAATCTTTCTGGGCAGTTTCCACTACATTGAACACCAGTTGGGaaacatttattatttatttttatatataaaaatgcatGTGCATGAATAGAGGCTACAAGCCTAAAACAGGGTGAGAGCATATCCCTGGTTACACCAAGAACCAtggaaatacagggaaaaatGTATTGTATTTGGAAATGTATTTCCTGTTTCTTCCCCTATGTGCCAtcaatatttccatttcccatctTGGCAGAAGCACCATGTCATGACCCATGCCCAGTCCTCAGAGCTCCAGAAGTGGCCTTTGCTTTGTATTACCACTCAGTCCCAATGCAAAAAGCTTCTAACATGCATGACGgaataaataatttcctttattttgtaCACAGAACCAATACCCTTAACTACTACACAAAGCATCACTCCAATGCAAGGTAGCCATAGAACCTATTTTTCATATAACAAAAGATACCTCTTCCTACTGCtgtaatctgaaaaaaattaaaaccattaCATGTGTCATGGattaatagtaattttttttcagatgtgttTCAACATTTTGTCTGTCTTCAAATTGACATATGCTAAGCAGTTTATGAGGATAAAATATACAGTTATTAATCATATTTCTCTGTAAGTTTTAATTATTGAGAGACATCACATCATAGGATactcattattttttccttagaaaagcTGATTTATAGTTAACTGCTTTGGAATGCTAAAATAAATTCACATTAAGCCTTTGATACCACATCTACCATTTCAATTCATAATTATTATAATAGGCACAATAAACCTTTCTGAAATATCCtaatatttaaaagaataaaaaagactCACCTCAGTGCTATTACCAGAAAAAGAATTAGCTAGCAGTCTGTGTTCTAGCACTTTAATTTACTACCATAAAATGAAGAGTGAAAGTAAACAAAGTAATTCTGTAAACACTAAGGAAAAAATTAGTTGCACATAAGCTAGAACTGAAATCAACCAAAATACCTTTATTTTATAATCAGCAGTAATTTATGACTGAGCTGACAAAAATACACACATGGATAAATCCCTGAAATATAgagtgattattttttaaattgtcatAATTAGGCAAGAAATTTAATTCAAGAAGCTAAAGAACTTTGTGTTGAAAGCAACTTTATCAATATAGTTTCTAAAGAAAAAGGACACAACCATTGCATCTTCCTAACTTGTAAAGTATTAAGTCATTCAACAGAAACACACTGAAACTAACTTGGATTAAAGAAATAGTATTTGGCTCATCAAGACAAACATCTGTCCAGTCTAAGGCCTATAAAAGAAATTCAGTAACTTTTATCTTCTGTCATTGTTGCTATGGTCACTTTTCATGGGGAAAAGCTAAGGAGATCCAAATAGAGAGTGTCTCTGATTAAATAAGATAAAAACAGGAAGATTACTTAAGAATCCCGATGACACAATACACCAATTTCATTTTGGTGACATACCTGGCAGTGgcttgaaattaaaataaaaattaaggtaACACAGGCTATATAACCTTGTAGCATTTTCAGACTGTGATGCACCTACCTATTAATTTAGTGCTCTTTCTCACAGAGACAGGAAAAATTACAGGAAGAATGATAACACAGATGGGTAAAGAAGTAACGAGATGCCTGCTGTATATATACCACTCAACTTCTACTGGCTCAGGAACGCATCAGCAACTTCATTGCCAAAACCAATAAAAAGCAGAACCATGGAGGCAACAAACAGTGGAACCAGCTGCATCTGCTAGGAAAGCAGTACTATTAACTCAAACATATGACAAGCTACTGTCTTTGATCCTTTCTGTAATGGGCTCTGAAAGACCCTATGGAAGAGTACATTGGGAAATACCAAGTCCTTTCAAAAAAATAGCCATGTGACCCAAGAGATACACTAGGGGAGAGTGAAGGGATGAAGCTGGGGAAGGTAGAAAAGCTCATTCCCTCTTCATCCACATGCACTGCAACAGGTTGTTGGAACTGTGTTCATTGATTGAATAATTAATAACAGCTATTTTCCAAGATCATGATGTTCTATCAGCACCTAATAACATAGGATGTAATCAAGAACAGTGTTTACTATTACTCAcaaaaagttttatttcctACATCTAtacacagaaacaaagaaactcTTCAAATAAGGTTGACTTAACAATGAGACTGATCTGTCTTGCTGGAATTAAGTTATCTCAGTGATTTTATGAACAATTACACATACACAAAAACACCTAAGGAAAAACTAAGAGGCAGCATGACAAAATGAGTTTTCTGTCCTATTACATGCCATTTTATTCATCATACTTAAAGCTAAACCTGTACAAGTTTCTACATTTTATATTAAAGGAACTGTTTATTAGctcaaaatatgaaaatatcagAAACATTGAACTTATGTTCCCTTTTGCAATTTTTGTGCAGTCACTATCAATGAATCAGCACAAAGCTTTTGacaggcacaaaaaaaaaaaccctgaacaaAAACCACAGAGACCACAGGGCCCTTATCCAGGGTACCCAAAACAGGCACCAAGCTGATGTCTGTGGTCATCTGAAAAGCCAAATTCAAAATCTGTTACATAGAAAAGTGAAATTATAGCAATTAGTAAAGAACTCAAGAAGCAATTTAAAACAGTAAAGAGAAATTGGATCAAAACTACAGTATACAGTTAAAGACGTAAGTAAACAGACATAACTGTTTAATTCAAGATCACATTTTTACAAAAGACAAATATTAAATTTTGATCTACCGGTATGGCTTTTCCCATGAATCAGTGGGTGTATCCAGACATTAAACTGAAAACTGTCAGTTATCCAAGAAAACTAGAAGTGATTAATTATGTTAGGAAGAACTAATGTCAAGAAATGAAATTGAGATTCATGTAAAATTAATAGCATTAAGATAAACACCACTATGACTTGATTTTGGAAGATGTTTCACCTTCAGTTTGTCACACTGTGGCAGCATATTTAATCTGTGAACTTTCATCTTAGAACACTGAAAGATAAggcataattaaaaaaaaatcaataaactGAAATGCACgtgagcaaaacaaaaattaaagtaaaaagaCTAAAGAAAGTAGAAATCAAGTTTTGGCTTGTGGACatgcacaaaattaaaaaaaaaaaaacaacaaaacaaaacaaaatcaagttAACAACTGTTGGCACTTATCCACAATAAATTGTAGGGTAATGTAAAAAACACAGCTAATAAACAGGATTGGTTCACAATGAAACTGTACAAGCCATTAATTCACATTGAAACAATACACCTGACTGCAGTTTTGAGCAAAAAAACTAActtaaaattctattttattcaaatttgAAAAACTATTTCCACtagttaaaatacattaatccCCAAAGTTTTACAGTAACTGATGACTTTCAATCACTCACACAACCACATCGTAAATCCCTGAAACATGTATTTATTATAGAAATACTGATAAAACCTTAACAGATACAAATGATACATCACATAGTGTCTTACACCTTAATGGCAAGTACTTGACTCAGATTGGTAGGTGCATCACTCCTACTTTTACACTCTAATACCATCCTCTAGGACCAAATGGTTTAAACTGAATTCACAACAGTTTGCAGTTACCTAAaagcaatgatttttttaaaatcaagctAGAAAAGATTATTCTGACCAGTATTCCAAAACTTTTGGAAAGAGAACACCCTAGTGGGGACTAAACACAGTATGCATGGAGAGTCATTGCAGTGAACTCAAAAGTCATTTCAGAATCAGCATCCCTGAAGAGATTTAGTATACAGCAGTATGTCCCTTGACATCACTTACATGGTGCATCTGTGCATCTTAGGACCTTACTGTACCAGCAGGTCTTAGGACTGTTGAAATTAATCTCAATCTGGCACAAGATTTCTGCGGGGAAGGGCAATTCCTAAATGAAAGGCACTCTGCTATGAGTGAAATCAGAATTATCAGCAACACAAATGGATCACTTGTAACATATTGAAGGGAAATACTCCAGCTTACACAAGGTTTAAAATTCAGTACTTTCTGTAAAAtaggtgaaaaaaaatttagagcAGCTGTAGTGCATCTGTTTACATGCACACAGACACTAGCCATTGCACAAGCAGAAATCTTCCAAGTATCTCAacagttgtttggtttttttcctctggtgcTTTTCTCACTTGGGTGAAATCAAGCTTCTACAGATCAAGGTGACTCGCAGAACAGCCCACCACTGCACTGTGTCCTGCAGCCCCCACAGCAAGCACATCTCTAGAGAAGTTACAGCTGTGGTCCTTGGTAGCACAAGAGCACAGGCACACAGCACAAGTTTATAACTTGATTTCTCTTCAtacctttccttttttctctatccttcttaaaaaaaatcatcttggaAAGACAGCTTTCCTTAAGGACAGGAAAACTTATGCTTGTTACTCTGACTAAGGGATGTGCAAAACAGAAGTAATTTCCCTGAGGCAAAGATCTTCAAGTCATGCCTAATTTACATTGTCTATTCTTATTACACTTGTTAAAATATTTGGCACACTGAGGCCTTGATCACTGATTGAGTCTCCTGGTATTATCACAGTCTGTATTATGCATTTATATAATAAAGCAGAAGTTGCAAATGCTTCATTCACTcattgtggtttggtttttcacATTTACTGATTAAAATCCCTTTCCTTCTCAAGGGTGGCATTGGGTCTCCTGGGTATGGAGGTAGAGTGAGAAACTTCTACTGTATTTAAAGGCTGTCATGAATACTGAATGCCTAAAAGGGCAATCACAGTTTTTGGACTCGGAACACAAGTAACAGGATGACATGTAATATCCTGTTACATACAGCATGCTACTTGGTCAAAAGTAGGTGATGAAACAGTTGCTTCTTGATTTATGTTACGAAAACCatccagagaaaaaaaaaagtcatgttaTGAGTGCCTCCAGTCTAAAACACTTAAGAAGCAAAGCTTGAAACCAAGACTTCCCAGTTTTCCCTTTTAGAATATAAATTGCACTTGTACAAAGCAATCCAAAAAGCCTAAATAGCAGTAAAAATCTGAAGCTGCCTTGCTGTACCAAAGAGTATCTGTGTTCAGCATCTGAAGTAGACACAACTAGTTTTCAGCCATTCTGCACACAGAGCCATTTGCTCCACACCCTTCTGCTTTGAAAGGGCCTGCCATTAAATGCCATGCCACTGGGTGGGGagtaaacaaagaaataaaaaccaaaagcagGACTTTAAGGCCTTTATCTCCACGAGGAGCTGAAAACTGTGGCACAACCCATAACCAATACTTACTACGTAAATTAGCACAATCCCACCCGGGGCTTCCAAAATCACTCATTCTTTCTAATATTTGCCACACAGACAATCAAACCAACAGCAAGCAACAGCACTAATTAAGCATTTTTAAGGTCTTCAAAAATTCATAGCAAAGGGCACTTCTGAGAAAGATATCTTATAgatttggttttaaaaatagACACCACACTCACATTCAAGGGACATCCTTCACATTTAAGCCTTTGTCACAAATCTGAATCTTTATTGTTCTGAAATAAATGCTATAAACATAAGACTCAAAACAAGAACTCCAACTTTCAGTCTCAGAAGAGGTGTGGTTCAATGCCCATATCACATGTAACAAGAAAGTCtccttaaaaaaggaaaaaaaaaattactgcaaagTCTTTCTTATGAATGAAAATGCAAtcctttgtttttctcattacttTGTGTACAGGCGGGCACAAAAAAaacttttgcattttcttttgaatttttgCTATGACGCTTGACGAACTTTCTGCCATTCAACAAATTCATCCAGAAGTACAGGCCCTGCAAATGGACAAAACTTGGAGTTATAATTGGCAATATCTTTCAAACACCTTTTTAAGTATGAGGGTTAAAACTACTGGTCTAGGAAACATCCATGTCAATCCTATGGTAAAATACCCATAAATTAGTGCCAGTCATTCCAATCCAAGGATGATAAAAAGTgcacaaaaagaaatttatgGAAAAAATTGCTCCTAATATCTTACAGGTGGATGAACTGAatgaaaagcataaaaataatcTTGTAAGTCAGCACAACTAATTCCTTCTTACCAAAGTTTTCAAAATGGTGAATAATTAGAACATGGACCAAAACAGGAATTAGGCAATTCAGTCATGGCATGGCTGACTACCAGCCAGGTGATGAGCTCAACCCCAAGTACCAGCAGGTAGGCAAGAATTGCTTATTATATACTAGTACAAAATAAGAGTTTGCTGTTTATAATTCTACTTGCAAGTCTACAGTTGCATGCAGCAAGCACCTTCATTAGACTCTCACTGAATACAAGCTGGCTCAATTAAACCATCATAGTATTGACACACTATACCCCTGACAAACAATTAGGTAAAAAATTAATATCTGCAGCTTGAAGATGGATGGTTATCAGGGCTGTTTTTCTATTCAtcgttgggaaaaaaaacccttacagCATTGTTTCTGTTATAGAAGTTTTATGCAATTTTAACATTCTCTGCTAATATTTGAATAAGCAAAACATTAAGAATACTTACATGCACCATCTTCATCATAGTTGCTAAGATCTGCATGAACAGTCCTGCTGAACTCTAGTACATTGTACCACTGATCCTTGTTCATAACTCTATACTTCGATTGCTaggaaaagtaatttcaaaatattaaaatgtcaAGTGGCATTTGGTACTCCTGCATCACACTTATTTTATCTTCAATGAGTTCCTAACAAACTATTTAAGGGGTAACAATGGCTATTACTTGATTTTCCATTTCTAAAAATACTACACATTAACATACTTCATAGTTATGAAATGACATTAAATGATTTCGTGGAAGATCAGAGCAGAATCCAGTTCCTCAAAACCTGGAAATCAGTAAGTCACCACTCTAAGCATCAAAACCTGGTATATTTTTGCCTTGCCCTGAAGTGGGGCATATCTAACTCAGATATATTTCCAGAAtgaactattaaaaaaaaaaaaaaaaaaagtcttttctcCAGGGTACAATACATTATGATCATAAGGACATCTACTTTGCCGTGCTAGCACTGTTTTGAAGCCAGGGAATAATATCAAGCCCTATGTGTTCCACAACCTATACATCCATTCACTTTAATCCGTCACTTGCAGCTGAGCTGACTGAAATCTTCCAAAGAGAGTCAGAGATTGAGGTACCTTCACACTATATCTGCACAAAGCAAACTTGAAATGCAGTGTAGATGCAGCTGAAGAGACTAGTGAGGCTCTACTACTTGCTTTCAAATTTATATTTACAGTAAAATCAAGACAGAATTTTAGCTGCCTTTGATAAGAAAAGGGGCTGAGGCACagggaggaagatgaggatcTGTGATGCATACAAGAACATCACTGTTTCATAAGCACATTGACCAAGGGAAAGGGAGCAATATGGATATATTAGTGAGTAAAATAAACACAGTATTCTCACAGAACAGTCCAACTACTATGCCAACATTCACAAAGTTAAGGAAACTTGTACCTCCAGGTATtgataaaatactgaaaacagTGGCCAAGTTCTTCCAAGTAGAAGAGCTAACATGGACTTTGCAGTATCAATATCAAGACTTCGCTGGTCTTTTTCCTAAGGTTGAATAAAGAAAGCACAGAAACCAATCAAGTACAAGCTTgctgaataaataaaagaacTTCCCTAACATTTCAGCAGTCTTACCCTTGCAAAATCAAAGGCGTATCTGTAGATATTCTTAAAGGATGAAATGTCATTCAACTGTGACCGTAAGAAGTCAAATTTACTCTGTAATTTTTCTGTACAGTCACAccttaaacaaaaaaaccataatAAAAACATTAGGAGTTCAAAACACAACATTAAGCAGTGAAAAAAATGCCAGCaaacttaaaaaattaaaattgccaAAACACAATCATTAGATATACAGGAGTAATACTGTGAAACTGACTTATTGAACATGCTCAATATTTGCAGCTCACTGAAATGATGAATGCTGGCTTCTGTAaacatgttttttgttttaaatatatcaGCAACATAATATGAAGTGCATGCTTCACATCTCAAACAATAGTCTTTTAATTCCAAACTCTAATCTATATTCATACCCAGCAGTAGGTTATCTTCCAATCACTATCAATGTTTGAAGAAAACATCATTCAGTGTGCACTAAGGGATAAAATCCAGCTGTAAATAATGGGAAAACACAAACCCTAAACATATCATTTTGAAGTGTGTGTTTACAAATAGCAGGATTGAGCAGGCACTCTGCAAAACATACTAGTCTGCTCATGTTTTATGACTGATAAATGCAAGCTCTGATAAAACCTTAATCACCTGAAATAGTAGTTATTCAACTGAAAAATCAAAGGCTGTATGA
This region includes:
- the DCUN1D5 gene encoding DCN1-like protein 5; the protein is MPVKKKRKSSGVAAAADDTGLKKCKLGRSQASGKVISGEEHFSSKKCLAWFYEYAGPDEVVGPEGMEKFCEDIGVEPENIIMLVLAWKLEAESMGFFTKEEWLKGMTSLQCDCTEKLQSKFDFLRSQLNDISSFKNIYRYAFDFAREKDQRSLDIDTAKSMLALLLGRTWPLFSVFYQYLEQSKYRVMNKDQWYNVLEFSRTVHADLSNYDEDGAWPVLLDEFVEWQKVRQAS